The Prochlorococcus marinus str. MIT 9301 genome segment TTGGTTCGGGAAGAATAATACAACAAGAACTTGTAAGGATTTCAAATATTGTAAAAAATAATCAATTAGGCTTGGTCAATGAATTAAAAGAGATGGCTGCTTCATTAAAGAAAAATAATTCTACTTTGCATATCACGGGACTATGTTCTGATGGAGGAGTTCATAGTCATATTGATCATTTATTAGGTTTAATAAAATGGGCATCTGATAATAAACTTAAAAAAGTTGCAATCCATATTATTACTGATGGTAGAGATACTCCTGCAAAAAGTGCTTTGAAATATTTAAATCAAATAGAATCATGTATAAAAAAATATAACGTAGGCGAAATAGCTTCCATATGCGGAAGATACTGGATAATGGATAGAAATCTTTTATGGGATAGAACAGAAAAAGCATATACTAATTTGACTGATCCAGATATTCAAATAACAAATTTTTCTCCCAAGGACTACATAGAAAAAAGTTATGCCAAAAACATAACCGATGAATTTATAGAGCCAATACGAATGTCTGAAAACTATCTTAAAGATGGAGATAGTTTAATTTGCTTTAATTTTCGTCCAGACAGAGCAAGACAAATAGTCAAAGCCCTTTCACTCAATCAATTCTCAGACTTCGAAAGAAAAAATTATCCAAATCTAGAGTTTGTTACTTTTACTCAATATGATCCCAACTTTCCCGTTAAAGTTGCATTCCCTCCTGAATCACTCAATAATTTTATAGGCCAAATAGTTTCAGAAAACGGACTTAAACAATACAGAACTGCGGAAACTGAAAAATATCCTCACGTAACATACTTTTTCAATGGAGGAGTTGAAATACCCTTACCTGGAGAAGAGAGACATTTGATTCCATCTCCAAGAGTCGCAACCTATGATATGAAACCCGAAATGTCTGCTGAGGAATTAACTATTAGTTGCTCTAAAGCAATTAAAAGCGGGAATTATGCTTTTGTTGTAATCAATTTTGCCAATCCTGATATGGTTGGTCATACAGGCAACATGGATGCAACAATTAAAGCTATAGAAAAAGTAGATAAATGTATAGGTCAAATAGTTAATGCTACTGGAGAAATGGGCGGAAGCATTGTTATTACAGCTGATCATGGTAACGCAGAGGTAATGAAAGGATCGGAAGGAGAACCATGGACAGCACACACAATAAATAAAGTTCCATTAATTTTGATTGAAGGTGAAAAAAGAAAAATACCAAATATGGGAAACGAAATTAATTTAAGAGAAAACGCGGGGCTAGCAGATATTGCTCCCACTTTATTGCAATTATTAAATCTACCAGTACCAGGAGAAATGACAGGCAAATCGCTTATTCAAGAAATTGAATTAAAGGGTTATAATAAGGTCGTTCAACACGTTTAGAGTAAATAAAAGTTTTTAAGCAATGATTCAAATTATTAGTTGGATTTGGGTATTTTCTGGAGTTCTTCTCATTCTCTTAGTTTTACTTCATAGTCCCAAAGGTGATGGAATGGGAGGAATAGCCGCTAGTGGAAGCTCTATGTTCAACAGCGCAAGTAGTGCAGAAGCCTCTCTAAACAAAATAACTTGGACTTTTTTAGTGATATTTTTGTCTCTAGCAATTATTCTTAGCGCTGGTTGGATTTCATAAAACTTGAAAAAAGGGACCATTTTGAATGATCCCTTTCAAAAATTTATTGCAAACTATTGTTTAGTTTAGTAATCAAAGTCGCCACCCATACCAGGAGCGCCTGCTGGAGCAGCTGAATCCTTTTTCTCAGGTAAATCTGCAACTATGCATTCGGTGGTTAGAACCATCCCTGCAATTGAAGCTGCATTTTGCAATCCTGAACGTGTAACTTTTGCAGGATCAACTATACCAGCAGAGGACATATCTACATATTCTCCAGTAGCAGCATTGAAGCCATCATTAAATGGTTTAGTTTTTACATTTTCAGCAATCACAGCTCCATTAGAACCTGCATTCTCAGCGATTCTCATAAGAGGAGCAGTCAGTGAAGCTTCAACGATGTTAGCTCCAATTAATTCCTCTCCTTCTAAATTTTTATCTGCCCATTCTTTTAGAATAGGAGATAAATGAGCGAGAGTTGTTCCTCCTCCAGGTACAATTCCTTCCTCAACAGCTGCTTTTGTTGCATTAATAGCATCCTCAAGACGAAGTTTTTTATCCTTCATCTCAGTTTCAGTAGCAGCACCAACCTTAATAACTGCTACACCTCCAGCTAATTTAGCAAGACGTTCTTGAAGCTTTTCTTTATCGTATGATGAATCTGTTTCATCCATTTGCTTCTTAATCTGATCACATCTAGCTTTAACTGCTTGCTCATTACCTTCAGCCACAATAGTTGTAGTCTCTTTGTTGATAGTTATTCTTCTACCAGTTCCAAGCATATCCAAGGTAGCATTCTCTAATTTCAAGCCTGCATCTTCAGTTATAAGTTGTCCATTAGTTAAAACAGCCATATCTTCAAGCATGGCCTTTCTTCTATCACCAAATCCAGGAGCTTTTACTGCAGCAACATTTAACACACCTCGTAATCTATTAACAACAAGAGTTGCTAAAGCCTCTTTTTCAATATCTTCAGCGATAATGACTAGTGGTTTACCAGTTTTAGCTATTTGTTCTAATACGGGAACTAAATCTTGGACTAAGGCTATTTTTTTATCAGTCAGGAGAATATATGGTTCATCTAAAACAGCCTCCATTCTCTCTGTGTCTGTTGCGAAGTAAGGTGAAATATAGCCTTTGTCAAAGCGCATACCCTCTGTAACTTCTAATTCAGTAGTCATTGATTTTCCTTCTTCTAAGGAGATAACACCTTCTTTACCAACTTTATCCATAGCATTGGCAATCATTTGACCTACTTCATCATCGTTCCCAGCCGCTATAGTTCCGCATTGAGCTATGGCATTGCTGTCACTAATAGGTTTGGAATTTTCCTGAATTTTACCAACAAGAAATTCAGTAGCTTTGTCAATTCCTTTTTTCAGGGTAATTGCATTAGCTCCTGCAGCAACGTTTCTCAAACCTGCCTTAACCATTGCATGTGCTAAAACAGTGGCTGTTGTAGTACCATCTCCAGCTGCATCATTAGTTTTTGAAGCAGCTTGTCTAATTAAAGCGACACCTGTGTTTTCAATGTGATCCTCTAACTCGATCTCCTTAGCAATTGTCACACCATCGTTGATGATTTGTGGAGCACCAAATTTTTTTTCTAGTACAACATTTCTTCCTTTTGGTCCGAGCGTTACAGCCACAGACTCAGCAAGGATATCAATTCCTCTCTCGAGCGCTCTACGAGCTTGCTCATTGTAAATAATTCTTTTAGCCATGTTTAGGCAGTAATTTAGTAATAAGTTTTAATAATTTTTAAAAAAATACTTTAGCTTACTACAGCTAAAATATCCTTTTCTGAGAGTAAGACATATTCATCTCCTCCCAATTTGATGTCTGTGCCAGCATATTTGCTGTACAAAACTTTATCGCCAATACTCACTTCTGGAGTTTGTCGAGAACCATCGTCATTAAGTTTGCCAGGACCAACCTGAGCAACCTCTCCAACCTGTGGTTTTTCTTTAGCTGAATCAGGCAAAAGAATGCCCCCAGCAGTTTTTTCCTCAGATGCGGAAACTTTAATAAATATTCTATCTCCCAGTGGTTTTACTGTAGAGACTGTAAGTGAAACAGCTGCCATAAATTAATGGAGGATCATGATTGAGACGCTTTGCGTCATAAAAATAGAAAGAGAAATTCTCTATCCGTATCATCAACAACATAATCTGCAGAGCGGCAATTAAACCATAGTTAAACTGTGCGGGTGGCCGAACCCATTTAACGAATCGACCCATAAGGTGGTAGTATTTTCGGATTATGAGCTGTTTAAAATCAGCTATTCATCACCAATCAATAAAAAATGGTAGCAACTCCATCAACTTCTTCACAAACAAAAGGCGTAGTTCGTCAGGTAATTGGCCCAGTTCTAGACGTAGAATTTCCTGCTGGAAAATTGCCCAAAATTTTAAATGCTTTAAGAATTGAAGCAAAAAATCCTGCTGGACAAGATATAGCGCTCACTGCAGAGGTCCAACAGCTACTAGGCGACCATAGAGTTAGAGCAGTGGCAATGAGCGGCACAGACGGCCTTGTAAGAGGCATGGAAGCAATTGACACAGGAGCACCAATATCTGTACCTGTTGGAGAAGCAACTTTAGGAAGAATATTTAATGTTTTAGGAGAACCAGTAGATGAACAAGGTCCAGTAAATACAAAAGATACTGCTCCAATCCATAGAGCTGCTCCAAAATTAACTGACTTAGAAACTAAGCCAAAAGTTTTTGAAACTGGGATTAAAGTTATCGACCTTTTAGCACCTTACAGACAAGGAGGAAAAGTTGGATTATTCGGAGGTGCTGGTGTTGGGAAAACAGTTCTTATTCAAGAATTAATTAATAATATTGCTAAGGAACATGGAGGTGTTTCTGTTTTTGGCGGCGTAGGGGAAAGAACAAGAGAAGGTAACGATTTATATGAAGAATTTAAAGAATCAGGCGTTATCAATGCAGATGATTTAACTCAATCAAAAGTTGCATTATGTTTTGGACAAATGAATGAACCACCTGGTGCAAGAATGAGAGTAGGCTTATCAGCGCTTACAATGGCTGAACATTTTAGAGATGTAAATAAACAAGACGTTCTACTTTTTGTTGATAACATTTTTAGATTCGTTCAAGCTGGTTCTGAAGTATCTGCATTACTTGGAAGAATGCCTTCAGCTGTTGGATACCAACCAACATTAGGAACTGACGTTGGTGAATTACAAGAAAGAATTACATCTACACTAGAGGGATCAATAACATCTATTCAGGCTGTATATGTTCCTGCTGATGACTTAACAGACCCAGCTCCAGCTACAACCTTTGCCCATCTAGATGCTACCACCGTGCTTGCAAGAGCTCTTGCGGCCAAGGGAATTTACCCAGCAGTTGATCCATTAGACTCAACAAGCACTATGCTACAACCATCAGTTGTGGGAGATGAGCATTACAAAACAGCCAGAGCTGTTCAATCCACTTTACAAAGATACAAAGAACTTCAGGATA includes the following:
- the gpmI gene encoding 2,3-bisphosphoglycerate-independent phosphoglycerate mutase, with amino-acid sequence MSKISSKNIKSLSVPQSPVVLAILDGWGYRKEKSDNAIKSASTPIMDSLWHAYPHTLISASGSDVGLPDGQMGNSEVGHLTIGSGRIIQQELVRISNIVKNNQLGLVNELKEMAASLKKNNSTLHITGLCSDGGVHSHIDHLLGLIKWASDNKLKKVAIHIITDGRDTPAKSALKYLNQIESCIKKYNVGEIASICGRYWIMDRNLLWDRTEKAYTNLTDPDIQITNFSPKDYIEKSYAKNITDEFIEPIRMSENYLKDGDSLICFNFRPDRARQIVKALSLNQFSDFERKNYPNLEFVTFTQYDPNFPVKVAFPPESLNNFIGQIVSENGLKQYRTAETEKYPHVTYFFNGGVEIPLPGEERHLIPSPRVATYDMKPEMSAEELTISCSKAIKSGNYAFVVINFANPDMVGHTGNMDATIKAIEKVDKCIGQIVNATGEMGGSIVITADHGNAEVMKGSEGEPWTAHTINKVPLILIEGEKRKIPNMGNEINLRENAGLADIAPTLLQLLNLPVPGEMTGKSLIQEIELKGYNKVVQHV
- the secG gene encoding preprotein translocase subunit SecG, with protein sequence MIQIISWIWVFSGVLLILLVLLHSPKGDGMGGIAASGSSMFNSASSAEASLNKITWTFLVIFLSLAIILSAGWIS
- the groL gene encoding chaperonin GroEL (60 kDa chaperone family; promotes refolding of misfolded polypeptides especially under stressful conditions; forms two stacked rings of heptamers to form a barrel-shaped 14mer; ends can be capped by GroES; misfolded proteins enter the barrel where they are refolded when GroES binds); its protein translation is MAKRIIYNEQARRALERGIDILAESVAVTLGPKGRNVVLEKKFGAPQIINDGVTIAKEIELEDHIENTGVALIRQAASKTNDAAGDGTTTATVLAHAMVKAGLRNVAAGANAITLKKGIDKATEFLVGKIQENSKPISDSNAIAQCGTIAAGNDDEVGQMIANAMDKVGKEGVISLEEGKSMTTELEVTEGMRFDKGYISPYFATDTERMEAVLDEPYILLTDKKIALVQDLVPVLEQIAKTGKPLVIIAEDIEKEALATLVVNRLRGVLNVAAVKAPGFGDRRKAMLEDMAVLTNGQLITEDAGLKLENATLDMLGTGRRITINKETTTIVAEGNEQAVKARCDQIKKQMDETDSSYDKEKLQERLAKLAGGVAVIKVGAATETEMKDKKLRLEDAINATKAAVEEGIVPGGGTTLAHLSPILKEWADKNLEGEELIGANIVEASLTAPLMRIAENAGSNGAVIAENVKTKPFNDGFNAATGEYVDMSSAGIVDPAKVTRSGLQNAASIAGMVLTTECIVADLPEKKDSAAPAGAPGMGGDFDY
- the groES gene encoding co-chaperone GroES, producing the protein MAAVSLTVSTVKPLGDRIFIKVSASEEKTAGGILLPDSAKEKPQVGEVAQVGPGKLNDDGSRQTPEVSIGDKVLYSKYAGTDIKLGGDEYVLLSEKDILAVVS
- the atpD gene encoding F0F1 ATP synthase subunit beta → MVATPSTSSQTKGVVRQVIGPVLDVEFPAGKLPKILNALRIEAKNPAGQDIALTAEVQQLLGDHRVRAVAMSGTDGLVRGMEAIDTGAPISVPVGEATLGRIFNVLGEPVDEQGPVNTKDTAPIHRAAPKLTDLETKPKVFETGIKVIDLLAPYRQGGKVGLFGGAGVGKTVLIQELINNIAKEHGGVSVFGGVGERTREGNDLYEEFKESGVINADDLTQSKVALCFGQMNEPPGARMRVGLSALTMAEHFRDVNKQDVLLFVDNIFRFVQAGSEVSALLGRMPSAVGYQPTLGTDVGELQERITSTLEGSITSIQAVYVPADDLTDPAPATTFAHLDATTVLARALAAKGIYPAVDPLDSTSTMLQPSVVGDEHYKTARAVQSTLQRYKELQDIIAILGLDELSEEDRLTVDRARKIEKFLSQPFFVAEIFTGMSGKYVKLEDTIAGFNMILSGELDDLPEQAFYLVGNIDEVKAKAEKIKSEK